Sequence from the Acidimicrobiia bacterium genome:
CACCGTGGTGGCGACACTAGCGCCTTTGGTCGCTCCCTGCTCCGGCCGGTAGCCAGAGGCCTCGCCGGTGTCCCGATTCATCAGAGCGGTGGGGGTGACCGTCAGTGGTGGCTCCCGGGGTCGAGCGGCCCGAGGCTGCGCGTCTAGTCTCTGCTCATGGACGTCGTGCTCATCCCCGGGTTCTGGCTGGAAGCCTCTTCGTGGGATCGGGTGATCCCGGTCCTCGAGGAGGCGGGACATCACTGCCACGCCGTCACCCTGCCGGGGATGGCCCGGCACGAGACCGACCGGTCGGCGGTCACCCTGCAGGATCAGGTCGAGTTCGTGACCGGGTTGATCGACACGCTCACCTCCGATGGCACGCAGGTGGTCCTGGTCGGCCATTCCGGAGGCGGGGCGGTTGCCCACGCCGCCGTCGACGCCCGCCCCGCCCGGGTGGCCCGGGTGGTGTATGTGGACTGCCTGCCTTCCCCCGACGGCGGTGTGATCAACGACTCGCTGCCGATCGTCGACGGGGTGATCCCCCTCCCCGACTGGTCGTTCTTCGGCGAGGAGGACCTCGTCGACCTCGACGACCACCTGCGCGCCGAGCTCCGGGACCGGTCCATACCCACACCGGGGCGTGTCGCCTCCGACCCGAAGCGCCTCACCGACGAGAGGCGCCGCACGGTGCCGGCTACCGTGATCGCCTGCGAGTTCACCTGTGCCGACATGCGCCGGTGGATGCAGGAGGACGACCCCGGCTACGCCTTCCTGAAGGAGTTGGCCGCCACCCGGGAGGTCGAGTGCGTCGACCTACCCACCGGGCACTGGCCCCAGTTCACCCGACCCGCCGACCTCGGCCGGGTGATCGTGGGTGCGTTGGGCACGGCCTGACCCGGCTCCCTCCTTCCCCCGCCGCACCGAGAGGCTCGCCGGCCGACACGACTCAATCGCAGGCGCGGAACAACTCCCAGGAGTCGGGCACTCCCTTGAGCTGGTAGGCGCCCGTAGACTCGAAACGCAAGCCCGACCCGGCCACCAGGTCTTTCACCGTCCGTGACACCAGCACCTCATCTGGCTCGGCCAAGGCCGCCACCCGGGCCCCGGTGTGGACGGAGATCCCGGCAACACCGGTGCCCACGACCTCGACCTCCC
This genomic interval carries:
- a CDS encoding alpha/beta hydrolase, with amino-acid sequence MDVVLIPGFWLEASSWDRVIPVLEEAGHHCHAVTLPGMARHETDRSAVTLQDQVEFVTGLIDTLTSDGTQVVLVGHSGGGAVAHAAVDARPARVARVVYVDCLPSPDGGVINDSLPIVDGVIPLPDWSFFGEEDLVDLDDHLRAELRDRSIPTPGRVASDPKRLTDERRRTVPATVIACEFTCADMRRWMQEDDPGYAFLKELAATREVECVDLPTGHWPQFTRPADLGRVIVGALGTA